In the Gopherus flavomarginatus isolate rGopFla2 chromosome 6, rGopFla2.mat.asm, whole genome shotgun sequence genome, one interval contains:
- the FGFBP3 gene encoding fibroblast growth factor-binding protein 3 codes for MRVSGALPLSLLLLGCLGGAASGQARGAGENAERPAPWAQAGQFSTREQHVCSWQLVRREEATELQLSCQAPGEGGSEGLRCAYRGQPERCAAYGAKSRQYWKQILGKLRRKRHPCQDGSPLKARLCSSKKGPPEAQLRLAPPSPSPAAPGAAGGPARGNAKGQGSVQEAPTLQQPGAPGAKAMSSGAHAGAPEKRGKAGKRKGGPGSPLPPERRPPTAGGNPEPPTELSEDLAETYCAEQWHSLCSFFVNFWNG; via the coding sequence ATGAGGGTCTCCGGAGCCCTTCCACTGAgcctcctgctcctgggctgCCTGGGGGGCGCCGCCAGCGGGCAGGCCCGAGGGGCTGGTGAGAATGCGGAGCGCCCCGCGCCCTGGGCGCAAGCCGGGCAGTTCTCTACCCGGGAGCAGCATGTGTGCAGCTGGCAGCTGGTCCGACGGGAGGAGGCCACCGAGCTGCAGCTGAGTTGCCAGGCGCCTGGAGAGGGCGGCAGCGAGGGGCTCCGGTGCGCGTACCGGGGCCAGCCGGAGCGCTGCGCTGCCTACGGCGCCAAGAGCCGCCAGTACTGGAAGCAGATCCTGGGCAAGCTGCGCCGGAAGCGCCACCCCTGCCAGGATGGCAGCCCGCTCAAAGCCCGGCTCTGCAGCAGCAAGAAGGGGCCGCCCGAGGCGCAGCTGCGCTtagcaccccccagccccagccctgcggcgCCTGGGGCCGCCGGGGGCCCCGCCAGAGGCAACGCCAAGGGCCAGGGCAGTGTCCAGGAGGCGCCTACACTGCAGCAGCCCGGGGCCCCCGGCGCCAAGGCGATGAGCAGCGGGGCACACGCTGGTGCCCCGGAGAAGCGGGGCAAGGCGGGCAAGAGGAAAGGGGGTCCCGGCTCCCCGCTGCCCCCCGAGCGGCGGCCGCCCACGGCTGGGGGGAACCCGGAGCCGCCCACGGAGCTGAGCGAGGACCTGGCCGAGACCTACTGTGCGGAGCAGTGGCACTCGCTCTGCAGCTTCTTCGTCAACTTCTGGAACGGCTGA